In one window of Posidoniimonas corsicana DNA:
- a CDS encoding aspartate aminotransferase family protein, which yields MSSDAKLQLPVIDHKPAAYNGPSREEVIALRKQYVSPGVITYYKEPLMVVEGKMQYVWDETGKRYLDAFAGIVTVSVGHCHPKVLEKVHAQNGALQHTTTIYLHPGIAQFAEKLASKMPAGLSRSYFTNSGSEANEIAILSAREHTGNTDVIALRNGYHGGTATAMGLTAHGTWKFKSNNAPGVHHAHAAYCYRCPFGLEYPSCGLKCAHDVENVIRYQTPGEVACFIGEPIQGVGGTVTPPKEYFQIVYEIVRKHGGICIADEVQGGFGRTGAHYWAHQNYDVVPDGVTMAKGIGNGAPLGGFTTTEEISQVMTNRIHFNTFGGNPVSMTQGLATLEVIDEEGIQENALTVGARLKDHLLELQDKHPLIGEVRGMGLMLGVELVRDRRTKEPANTEAAEVMEQMKHRGVLVGKGGLYGNTLRIKPPMCLTADDADYLAAMLDEVLQNLE from the coding sequence ATGTCTAGCGACGCGAAGCTCCAGCTCCCCGTGATCGACCACAAGCCTGCCGCGTACAACGGCCCGTCGCGTGAAGAAGTTATTGCGCTGCGGAAGCAGTACGTGTCGCCGGGCGTGATCACGTACTACAAAGAGCCCCTGATGGTGGTCGAGGGGAAGATGCAGTACGTGTGGGACGAGACCGGCAAACGCTACCTCGACGCGTTCGCCGGCATCGTCACGGTCAGCGTCGGGCACTGCCACCCGAAGGTCCTGGAGAAGGTGCACGCCCAGAACGGCGCGCTGCAGCACACCACCACGATCTACCTGCACCCCGGCATCGCCCAGTTTGCCGAGAAGCTGGCCAGCAAGATGCCGGCAGGGCTGTCGCGGTCGTACTTCACCAACAGCGGCAGCGAGGCGAACGAGATCGCCATCCTCAGCGCCCGCGAGCACACCGGCAACACGGACGTGATCGCGCTGCGGAACGGCTACCACGGCGGCACCGCGACGGCAATGGGGCTGACCGCGCACGGCACGTGGAAGTTCAAGTCGAACAATGCCCCCGGCGTCCACCACGCGCACGCCGCCTACTGCTACCGCTGCCCGTTCGGGCTGGAATACCCGAGCTGCGGGCTGAAGTGCGCCCACGACGTTGAGAACGTGATCCGCTACCAGACGCCGGGCGAGGTCGCGTGCTTCATCGGCGAGCCGATCCAGGGCGTGGGCGGCACGGTCACGCCGCCCAAGGAGTACTTCCAGATTGTCTACGAGATCGTGCGGAAGCACGGCGGGATCTGCATCGCCGACGAGGTGCAGGGCGGCTTCGGCCGCACGGGCGCGCACTACTGGGCGCACCAGAACTACGATGTGGTGCCGGACGGCGTGACCATGGCCAAGGGCATCGGCAACGGCGCGCCGCTGGGCGGGTTCACCACCACCGAAGAGATCAGCCAGGTGATGACCAACCGCATCCACTTCAACACCTTTGGCGGCAACCCCGTCAGCATGACCCAGGGGCTGGCCACGCTAGAAGTGATCGACGAGGAGGGCATCCAGGAGAACGCGCTAACGGTTGGCGCCCGGCTGAAGGACCACCTGCTCGAACTGCAGGACAAGCACCCGCTGATCGGCGAGGTCCGCGGCATGGGCCTGATGCTCGGCGTCGAACTGGTCCGCGACCGCAGAACCAAAGAGCCCGCCAACACCGAGGCCGCCGAGGTCATGGAGCAGATGAAGCACCGTGGGGTGCTGGTCGGCAAAGGTGGGCTGTACGGGAACACCCTCCGCATCAAGCCGCCAATGTGCCTGACCGCCGACGACGCGGACTATTTGGCGGCTATGCTGGACGAGGTGCTCCAGAACCTAGAGTAG
- a CDS encoding uracil-xanthine permease family protein, which produces MAESNVIHGLDDRPPLGRAVVLGLQHVLTMFGSTVAIPLLFGPAMGMSIEQIGVLISSVMLCSGLATMIQATFGSRLPIIQGVSFSFIAAFFGIIGAVSADGGSSSEMMQYIAGAVIVGAVVEMVVGFSGLMGWVRTVLSPVVVGPVIMLIGLALFQHGAPKAGTDWAISGLTMALVILFSLVLSRNNRWFKLFPIITALVIVVTLCWVLSLAGLYGGDHPSHVNLDAAKSAQWVRYQPSEIFFPWGYPKFQLGFIIAVLAGYLASMIESFGDYHACSHMAGGGDPTPRQISRGIGCEGIGCLLTGVLGGFSSTSYSENVGLIGLTKVGSRFVVQIGAGILILLGFFGKFGALAAAIPGPVVGGLYCVMFGLISAVGVQQFAKCDLRSDRNLLIGGFSLFMGLSIPTYFSSVASPEGIQAGQTLALYRPTAESFLGMLPAGMQSIVISIGSTGMAVAAIIGITLDNLIPGTKEERGLHDPGVLVPEAGDVGEGA; this is translated from the coding sequence ATGGCAGAAAGCAACGTCATCCACGGCCTCGACGATAGGCCTCCCCTCGGCCGCGCGGTGGTGCTCGGCCTGCAGCACGTGCTGACGATGTTCGGCTCCACGGTGGCGATCCCGCTGCTGTTTGGGCCCGCGATGGGGATGTCGATCGAGCAGATCGGCGTGCTAATCTCCTCGGTAATGCTCTGCAGCGGGCTGGCGACCATGATCCAGGCGACCTTCGGGTCGCGGCTGCCGATCATCCAGGGCGTCAGCTTCTCGTTCATCGCGGCGTTTTTCGGCATCATCGGCGCCGTGTCGGCCGACGGCGGGTCGTCGTCAGAGATGATGCAGTACATCGCCGGCGCGGTGATTGTCGGCGCGGTCGTCGAGATGGTCGTCGGCTTCTCCGGCCTGATGGGCTGGGTCCGCACGGTGCTCTCGCCGGTGGTCGTGGGGCCGGTGATTATGCTAATCGGCTTAGCGCTGTTCCAGCACGGCGCGCCGAAGGCGGGGACCGACTGGGCGATCTCCGGGCTCACGATGGCCCTGGTGATCCTGTTCTCGCTCGTGCTGTCGCGGAATAACCGCTGGTTCAAGCTGTTCCCGATCATTACGGCGCTGGTCATCGTCGTGACGCTCTGCTGGGTGCTGTCGCTGGCCGGGCTGTACGGCGGCGACCACCCCTCGCACGTTAACCTCGACGCGGCCAAGTCGGCCCAGTGGGTGCGCTACCAGCCGAGCGAGATCTTCTTCCCATGGGGCTACCCCAAGTTTCAACTCGGCTTCATCATCGCCGTGCTGGCGGGCTACCTGGCGAGCATGATCGAGTCGTTCGGCGACTACCACGCCTGCAGCCACATGGCCGGTGGGGGCGACCCCACGCCGCGGCAGATCTCACGCGGCATCGGCTGCGAGGGGATCGGCTGCCTGCTGACCGGCGTGCTGGGCGGATTCAGCTCCACCAGCTACTCGGAGAACGTGGGCCTGATCGGACTGACCAAGGTCGGCAGCCGGTTCGTCGTGCAGATCGGCGCCGGTATCCTGATCCTGCTCGGCTTCTTCGGCAAGTTCGGCGCGCTGGCCGCGGCGATCCCCGGGCCGGTGGTGGGCGGGCTCTACTGCGTGATGTTCGGCCTGATCAGCGCCGTGGGGGTCCAGCAGTTCGCCAAGTGCGACCTGCGGAGCGACCGCAACCTGCTGATCGGCGGCTTCTCGCTGTTTATGGGGCTCAGCATCCCCACGTACTTTTCCTCGGTCGCATCACCGGAGGGGATACAGGCTGGTCAGACGCTAGCGCTCTACCGGCCGACCGCCGAGAGCTTCCTCGGCATGCTCCCCGCTGGCATGCAGTCGATTGTGATCTCAATCGGCTCGACCGGGATGGCCGTGGCGGCGATAATCGGGATTACGCTCGACAACCTGATCCCCGGCACGAAGGAGGAACGCGGATTGCACGACCCGGGCGTCCTCGTTCCCGAAGCGGGCGACGTTGGCGAGGGGGCGTAG
- a CDS encoding CoA-acylating methylmalonate-semialdehyde dehydrogenase — protein sequence MSTAVSVETVPSLIGGQWLQLEADAYEDVYNPSSGKVIARTPLGCAAEVDRVVTAAAAALPAWADTPVVERARVMFKLRQLMDERFEEIARLVTREHGKTLAEARAEVNRGVEMVEFAAGIPSLLMGDSLPNIAAGVDASCVRHPVGVCVGITPYNFPNMVPLWMVPVAITCGNAFVLKPSEKVPLSAVLLGELLDEAGLPPGVFNLVHGGKPCVDALLTHPQVAAVSFVGSTPIAEAIYKTGTAHGKRVQAAGGAKNHLIIMPDADMDQTVKALAASAYGCAGQRCMAGSMAVAVGAAGDPLVEGLVDFSRKMNVGPSDPDVDDAAESVDMGPVIRDAHRQRVAGYLDIAGADGATVALDGRRGDTEDAFLIGPSVVDHVAPGMRIATEEVFGPVLSVSRVKTLEDALALGDNCEYGNGAVIFTQSGYAAREFTQRFNAGMIGVNVGVPAPMAWFPFTGWNRSFFGDLHVQGVEGIQFYTRQKVTLSRWPRPDQSHADPVWKTSR from the coding sequence ATGAGCACCGCCGTCAGCGTCGAAACCGTTCCCTCACTCATCGGCGGCCAGTGGCTGCAGCTCGAAGCCGACGCGTACGAGGACGTCTACAACCCCTCCAGCGGCAAGGTCATCGCCCGCACGCCGCTGGGCTGCGCCGCGGAGGTCGACCGGGTTGTGACGGCGGCGGCCGCCGCCCTGCCCGCCTGGGCCGACACGCCGGTGGTCGAGCGGGCCCGCGTGATGTTCAAGCTGCGGCAGCTCATGGACGAGCGGTTCGAGGAGATCGCCCGGCTGGTCACCCGGGAACACGGCAAGACACTCGCCGAGGCGCGGGCCGAGGTGAACCGCGGCGTGGAGATGGTGGAGTTCGCCGCCGGCATCCCTAGCCTGCTGATGGGCGACTCGCTGCCGAACATCGCGGCGGGGGTCGACGCATCGTGCGTGCGTCACCCGGTAGGCGTGTGTGTGGGGATCACGCCGTACAACTTCCCCAACATGGTGCCGCTGTGGATGGTCCCCGTGGCGATCACCTGCGGGAACGCGTTTGTGCTCAAGCCGTCGGAGAAGGTGCCGCTGTCGGCGGTGCTGCTGGGCGAACTGCTCGACGAGGCCGGGCTGCCGCCCGGCGTGTTCAACCTGGTGCACGGGGGCAAGCCGTGCGTCGACGCGTTGCTCACGCACCCGCAGGTGGCGGCGGTGTCGTTTGTCGGCTCCACGCCGATCGCCGAGGCCATCTACAAGACCGGCACGGCCCACGGCAAGCGCGTGCAGGCGGCCGGCGGCGCGAAGAACCACCTGATCATCATGCCCGACGCCGACATGGACCAGACCGTCAAGGCGCTAGCGGCCAGCGCCTACGGCTGCGCCGGCCAGCGGTGCATGGCCGGCAGCATGGCCGTGGCGGTTGGCGCCGCGGGCGACCCGCTGGTCGAGGGCCTGGTCGACTTCTCGCGGAAGATGAACGTCGGACCGAGCGATCCCGACGTCGATGACGCCGCCGAGTCGGTCGACATGGGCCCCGTGATCCGCGACGCCCACCGGCAGCGGGTGGCGGGCTACCTGGACATCGCCGGCGCGGACGGCGCGACCGTCGCGCTCGACGGCCGTCGCGGCGACACCGAGGACGCGTTCCTGATCGGGCCCAGCGTCGTCGATCACGTGGCGCCCGGCATGCGGATCGCTACCGAGGAGGTGTTCGGACCCGTGCTGAGCGTGAGCCGGGTCAAGACGCTCGAGGACGCGCTCGCGCTGGGCGACAACTGCGAGTACGGCAACGGGGCGGTGATCTTCACGCAGAGCGGCTACGCGGCGCGTGAGTTCACGCAGCGGTTCAACGCCGGCATGATCGGCGTGAACGTGGGCGTGCCGGCGCCGATGGCGTGGTTCCCCTTCACCGGCTGGAACCGGTCCTTCTTTGGCGACCTGCATGTGCAGGGCGTCGAGGGGATCCAGTTCTACACGCGTCAGAAGGTGACGCTCTCCCGCTGGCCGCGGCCGGACCAGTCGCACGCCGACCCGGTTTGGAAGACGTCGCGCTAG
- a CDS encoding Hsp20/alpha crystallin family protein — MIFRATLLILAAGLPAGLVFAQPAPLVYDAENSSEPFDKPVLPGIDELPSVPMLPDPFAWSDGSGGSTELGDWPRRRSEIKAEIEHYGIGPKPARPENITAEYADGVLTVEVTVNGQTLTLTAQVELPDGAGPFPAVIGVGRPTGSLPADIFASRGIARIAFDFRQVMSHTQRRGSEPINRLYPELTHMGAYAAWPWGVSRLIDGLELTQESLPIDLKHLGVTGCSFAGKMALFAGALDERIALTIAQESGGGGAAAWRVSETLGRVETLGRTSHQWFIEDMFKFSDTVDKLPYDHHELMALVAPRALLVLGNPDYEWLADESGYVSCRAAHQVWKTFGVGDRFGFSIVAGHPHCRLPDSQRPEVEAFVDKFLLGKQDADTAVTKHPFKDVDHRRWYADWATGDK, encoded by the coding sequence ATGATCTTCAGAGCAACGCTACTGATCCTAGCGGCCGGTCTGCCGGCTGGCCTGGTGTTCGCCCAGCCGGCGCCGCTCGTGTATGACGCGGAGAACTCTAGCGAGCCGTTTGACAAGCCCGTGCTGCCAGGGATCGACGAGCTGCCGTCCGTCCCGATGCTGCCCGACCCGTTCGCGTGGTCGGACGGGAGCGGCGGCTCGACGGAACTCGGCGACTGGCCCCGCCGACGGTCGGAGATCAAGGCGGAGATCGAGCACTACGGCATCGGCCCCAAGCCGGCCCGCCCAGAGAACATCACGGCCGAGTACGCCGACGGCGTGCTGACCGTTGAGGTCACCGTCAACGGCCAGACGCTCACCCTCACCGCCCAGGTCGAGCTGCCCGACGGCGCCGGCCCGTTCCCGGCAGTGATCGGCGTCGGCCGGCCCACGGGGAGCCTGCCGGCGGACATCTTCGCCAGCCGCGGTATCGCGCGGATTGCGTTCGACTTCCGCCAGGTCATGTCCCACACCCAGCGGCGGGGCAGCGAGCCGATCAACCGGCTCTACCCCGAGCTGACGCACATGGGCGCCTACGCCGCGTGGCCGTGGGGCGTGAGCCGGCTGATCGACGGGCTGGAGCTGACGCAGGAGAGCCTGCCCATCGACCTCAAGCATCTGGGCGTCACCGGCTGCTCGTTCGCGGGCAAGATGGCGCTGTTCGCCGGCGCGCTCGACGAGCGAATCGCGCTGACCATCGCGCAGGAGTCGGGCGGAGGAGGGGCCGCGGCATGGCGCGTGTCGGAGACCCTCGGCCGCGTCGAGACGCTCGGCCGCACCAGCCACCAGTGGTTCATCGAGGACATGTTCAAGTTCTCCGACACCGTCGACAAGCTCCCCTACGACCACCACGAGCTGATGGCGCTGGTCGCGCCGCGGGCGCTCTTGGTGTTGGGGAACCCGGACTACGAGTGGCTGGCCGACGAGTCGGGTTACGTATCGTGCCGGGCGGCGCACCAGGTTTGGAAGACGTTTGGGGTGGGCGACCGGTTTGGGTTCTCGATCGTCGCCGGGCACCCCCACTGCCGCCTGCCCGACAGCCAGCGGCCCGAGGTCGAGGCGTTCGTCGACAAGTTTCTGCTCGGCAAGCAGGACGCGGACACTGCGGTCACCAAGCACCCGTTCAAAGACGTGGACCACCGGCGGTGGTACGCCGATTGGGCGACCGGCGACAAGTAG
- a CDS encoding arabinan endo-1,5-alpha-L-arabinosidase, which yields MLGFCFDHCARWSVSPWRAFTWLVVVGLFLGEAATPAAAQSDLPVVHDPVMAKQGDTYYLFCTGRGVDIWTSTNLKEWRRAGSVFERSPEWVKEMLPRFRNHVWAPDIFHDGDRYYLYYSVSAFGRNNSAIGVVTNTTLNPEDEAYEWVDHGMVVQSVPGRDMWNAIDAAVFRDAEGTPWMAFGSHWGGLKLCKLSEELTALSEPQEWRTIAARHRYWKLDEFDAGDSANPELDYDELYNPKLTELNRASQSGAIEAPFIFRHDGYYYLFASWDRCCRGVDSTYKVVVGRSKDVKGPYLDREGESMVNGGGSLVVQGVEQSDRWAALGHNAVYTFDGTDYLICHAYDKQDEGRPKLFMRPIEWDPQGWPVVNVD from the coding sequence ATGCTTGGATTCTGTTTCGATCATTGCGCCCGCTGGTCGGTTTCCCCGTGGCGAGCCTTCACGTGGCTGGTTGTTGTTGGGCTCTTCCTTGGTGAGGCAGCCACACCGGCCGCTGCTCAGTCAGACCTGCCGGTCGTGCACGACCCGGTGATGGCCAAGCAGGGCGATACGTACTACTTGTTCTGCACCGGTCGGGGCGTCGACATCTGGACGTCCACGAACCTCAAGGAGTGGCGCCGCGCGGGCAGCGTGTTCGAGCGCTCGCCCGAGTGGGTGAAGGAGATGCTGCCCCGCTTCCGCAACCACGTCTGGGCGCCCGACATCTTCCACGACGGCGATCGGTACTACCTGTACTACTCGGTGTCGGCGTTCGGGCGGAACAACTCGGCGATCGGCGTTGTGACCAACACGACGCTCAACCCAGAGGACGAAGCCTACGAGTGGGTCGACCACGGCATGGTTGTGCAGTCGGTCCCGGGGCGGGACATGTGGAACGCGATCGACGCGGCCGTGTTCCGCGACGCCGAGGGCACGCCCTGGATGGCGTTTGGCTCGCACTGGGGCGGTTTGAAGCTGTGCAAGCTATCCGAAGAATTGACGGCTCTCTCTGAGCCGCAGGAGTGGCGGACCATCGCCGCCCGGCACCGCTACTGGAAGCTCGACGAGTTCGACGCGGGCGACTCGGCCAACCCCGAACTCGACTACGACGAGCTCTACAACCCGAAGCTGACGGAGCTGAACCGCGCGTCCCAGAGCGGTGCGATCGAGGCGCCGTTCATCTTCCGGCACGATGGCTACTACTACCTGTTCGCGTCGTGGGACCGCTGCTGCCGCGGAGTCGACAGCACGTACAAGGTGGTCGTGGGCCGATCCAAGGACGTAAAGGGGCCCTACCTGGACCGCGAGGGCGAGTCGATGGTCAACGGCGGCGGGTCGCTGGTAGTGCAGGGCGTCGAGCAGAGCGACCGCTGGGCGGCGCTGGGGCACAACGCGGTCTACACGTTCGACGGGACCGACTACCTGATCTGCCACGCGTACGACAAGCAAGACGAGGGCCGGCCGAAGCTCTTCATGCGTCCGATTGAGTGGGACCCCCAGGGCTGGCCCGTGGTCAACGTCGACTAG
- a CDS encoding helix-turn-helix domain-containing protein: MKHFNARRSDFAPYGFTCELWEPHRMPRPDRHEEIEINYLNEGSLVYNLGGRQIRLEPRRLTMFWAALPHQIVSFKGVASYFVVTIPFDRFLQWGLPESVQSHLLVGDAIACTDPQQSQIDAILLERWRTDLNHADEQTHRIVLLELQARMMRLSQSAPLGPPPVGDDDSAVRPKPQASTLEKAERMACFIAKNYKRAIPIADIAASVDLHPDYAATVFRKSFGVTINAQVTRHRVADVQSKLLSTDQPIIDIAYGAGFESLSSFNRTFRTSTGMTPRAFRKQFRR, encoded by the coding sequence GTGAAGCATTTCAATGCAAGACGATCCGATTTCGCCCCCTACGGCTTTACCTGCGAGCTGTGGGAGCCGCACCGCATGCCGCGGCCCGACCGGCACGAAGAGATCGAGATCAACTACTTGAACGAGGGTTCGCTGGTCTACAACCTGGGCGGTCGGCAGATCCGCCTTGAGCCCCGCCGCCTGACCATGTTCTGGGCGGCGCTGCCGCACCAGATCGTTTCGTTCAAGGGCGTGGCGTCCTACTTTGTGGTCACGATCCCGTTCGACCGGTTCCTGCAGTGGGGGCTGCCGGAGTCGGTCCAGTCGCACCTGCTGGTCGGCGACGCCATCGCGTGCACCGACCCCCAGCAGAGCCAGATCGACGCCATCCTGCTGGAGCGGTGGCGCACCGACCTGAACCACGCCGACGAGCAGACGCACCGCATCGTGCTGCTGGAGCTGCAGGCGCGGATGATGCGGCTGAGCCAGTCGGCGCCGCTCGGCCCGCCGCCGGTCGGCGACGACGACTCCGCCGTCCGCCCGAAGCCCCAGGCGTCGACCCTCGAGAAGGCGGAGCGGATGGCGTGCTTCATCGCCAAGAACTACAAGCGTGCGATCCCGATCGCGGACATCGCGGCGAGCGTTGACCTGCACCCCGACTACGCCGCGACCGTGTTCCGCAAGTCGTTCGGCGTAACGATCAATGCGCAGGTTACACGGCACCGGGTGGCCGACGTGCAGAGCAAGCTGCTCAGCACCGACCAGCCGATCATCGACATCGCGTACGGCGCCGGCTTCGAGTCGCTCAGCAGCTTCAACCGAACGTTCCGCACGTCGACCGGCATGACGCCCCGCGCGTTCCGCAAGCAGTTCCGCAGGTAG
- the preA gene encoding NAD-dependent dihydropyrimidine dehydrogenase subunit PreA, producing MASLATTVNGLKLPNPFVIASGPPGTNGKVIGRAFDEGWGAVVCKTVSLDASKVVNVQPRYGRLRSRESNEIYGWENIELISDRPFEAWIDEFKALKDSHPDGVLICSVMEEYNKDVWQEIIGRCEEAGVDSFELNMSCPHGLPERRMGAAMGENPDILQEVCGWVMEVATKPVWAKMTPNVTHIEDPTRASLRAGCDGIAAINTIRSVIGVDLQTLRPEPSVEGYTTPGGYSCQAVLPIALRMCMEVATVIRDEFPDATLSGIGGVETGEDAAQFILLGSHTVQVCTGVMKSGYGIVAPMKEQLLAFMERHKFASLDDFRGHSLQYFTTHADLVRRQAEARAAKKAEHDKKMVKADTEWDGDDFVDQSDALARG from the coding sequence ATGGCTTCCTTAGCGACTACCGTCAACGGCCTGAAACTCCCCAATCCGTTCGTTATCGCCTCGGGCCCTCCCGGGACGAACGGTAAGGTGATTGGCCGCGCGTTCGACGAGGGCTGGGGCGCCGTGGTGTGCAAGACCGTCAGCCTCGACGCGTCCAAGGTGGTGAACGTGCAACCGCGGTACGGGCGGCTGCGGAGCCGCGAATCGAACGAGATCTACGGCTGGGAGAACATCGAGCTCATCAGCGACCGCCCCTTCGAGGCCTGGATCGACGAGTTCAAGGCGCTCAAGGACTCGCACCCCGACGGCGTGCTGATCTGCTCAGTGATGGAGGAGTACAACAAGGACGTGTGGCAGGAGATCATCGGCCGCTGCGAGGAGGCGGGCGTCGATTCCTTCGAACTGAACATGTCCTGCCCCCACGGGCTGCCGGAACGCAGGATGGGTGCCGCCATGGGCGAGAACCCGGACATCCTGCAGGAGGTGTGCGGCTGGGTGATGGAGGTGGCGACCAAGCCGGTGTGGGCGAAAATGACGCCCAACGTCACGCACATCGAGGACCCCACCCGGGCCAGCCTCCGCGCCGGTTGCGACGGCATCGCCGCCATCAACACTATCCGCAGCGTGATCGGCGTCGACCTTCAGACGCTCCGCCCCGAGCCATCGGTCGAGGGGTACACCACGCCGGGCGGGTACAGCTGCCAGGCGGTGCTGCCCATCGCGCTTCGGATGTGCATGGAGGTGGCGACCGTCATCCGCGACGAGTTCCCCGACGCCACCCTGAGCGGCATCGGCGGCGTCGAGACCGGCGAGGACGCCGCGCAGTTTATCCTGCTCGGGTCCCACACGGTGCAGGTCTGCACCGGCGTGATGAAGTCGGGCTACGGCATCGTGGCGCCGATGAAGGAGCAGCTGCTTGCTTTCATGGAGAGGCACAAGTTTGCATCGCTGGACGACTTCCGCGGGCACTCGCTGCAGTACTTCACCACCCACGCCGACCTGGTGAGGCGCCAAGCCGAGGCCCGGGCCGCCAAGAAAGCGGAGCACGACAAGAAGATGGTTAAGGCCGACACCGAGTGGGACGGCGACGACTTTGTCGATCAGAGCGACGCTCTGGCCCGCGGCTAG
- a CDS encoding HesB/IscA family protein, translating into MRRFYLPSVPLILVLIGVVGCTDERSALQGDGATGTPNAAVCAAVPDGAAEVISLTPAAAAQLRLVMEQNDLSETDYLRVLVTQGGCQGYLYDMRFVTEVEPQSDVVLLSHGVNVVVDKKSLLFLSGTTIDFYDGVEKRGFTFENPNAVTFSGDQSS; encoded by the coding sequence ATGAGAAGATTCTATTTGCCGAGTGTCCCGCTGATTCTCGTCTTGATCGGTGTTGTTGGCTGCACCGACGAACGTTCTGCGTTGCAAGGCGACGGTGCGACGGGAACTCCAAATGCTGCCGTGTGCGCCGCGGTGCCTGACGGAGCCGCAGAGGTGATTTCGTTGACTCCGGCTGCAGCCGCGCAACTGAGGCTGGTGATGGAGCAGAACGATCTCTCGGAAACCGACTACTTGCGAGTCTTGGTCACTCAGGGCGGTTGCCAAGGTTACCTATATGACATGCGGTTCGTTACGGAAGTTGAGCCGCAGAGCGACGTTGTCCTGCTCTCCCATGGAGTGAATGTAGTAGTCGACAAGAAGAGCTTACTCTTCCTCAGCGGCACAACGATCGATTTCTACGACGGAGTGGAGAAACGTGGATTCACGTTTGAGAATCCGAATGCCGTAACATTTTCGGGCGATCAATCGTCTTAA
- a CDS encoding nitrilase-related carbon-nitrogen hydrolase → MPRPVRGALIQATTCEPTTSPTAKIKQAMIDKHVAMIEEAASKGAQVCCLQEIFYGPYFCAEQETKWYELTERIPDGPTTKLMQELAKKHRMVMVVPMYEEDLTGVYYNTAAVIDADGEYLGKFRKIHIPHCAPGFWEKFYFKPGNLGYPVFDTAVGKVGVYICYDRHFPDGARCLGLNGAEIVFNPSATVAGLSEYLWKLEQPAHAVANQYFVGAINRPGWEEPWRIGEFYGQSYFVDPRGQFIASSEKRDEDDIVIADMDLDLIREVRNTWQFFRDRRPETYGAITEL, encoded by the coding sequence ATGCCCCGCCCCGTCCGTGGCGCCCTGATCCAGGCCACCACCTGCGAGCCCACCACGTCGCCCACCGCCAAGATCAAGCAGGCGATGATCGACAAGCACGTGGCGATGATCGAAGAGGCCGCTAGCAAGGGCGCGCAGGTCTGCTGCCTGCAGGAGATCTTCTACGGCCCGTATTTCTGCGCCGAGCAAGAGACCAAGTGGTATGAGCTGACCGAGCGGATCCCTGACGGCCCGACCACCAAGCTGATGCAGGAGCTGGCCAAGAAGCACCGGATGGTGATGGTCGTCCCGATGTACGAGGAGGACCTGACCGGCGTCTACTACAACACGGCCGCCGTCATCGACGCCGACGGCGAGTACCTCGGCAAGTTCCGCAAGATCCACATCCCACACTGCGCGCCCGGCTTCTGGGAGAAGTTCTACTTCAAGCCCGGCAACCTGGGCTACCCGGTGTTCGACACCGCGGTGGGCAAGGTGGGCGTCTACATCTGCTACGACCGCCACTTCCCTGACGGCGCGCGCTGCCTGGGGCTCAACGGCGCGGAGATCGTGTTCAACCCGTCCGCCACCGTGGCCGGGCTGAGCGAGTACCTCTGGAAGCTGGAGCAGCCCGCCCACGCGGTCGCCAACCAGTACTTCGTCGGCGCGATCAACCGGCCCGGCTGGGAAGAGCCGTGGCGGATCGGCGAGTTCTACGGCCAGAGCTACTTCGTCGACCCCCGCGGGCAGTTCATCGCGTCTAGCGAGAAACGCGACGAGGACGACATCGTTATCGCCGACATGGACCTCGACCTGATCCGCGAGGTGCGGAACACGTGGCAGTTCTTCCGCGACCGCCGGCCAGAGACTTACGGGGCGATCACGGAGTTGTAG